The sequence atctcagctcactgcaacttccacctcccgggttcaagggattctcctgcctcagcctcctaagtagctgggattacaggtgcctgccacaatgccgggctaatttttgtattttttagtacagacggagtttcaccatattggtcaggctggtctcgaactcctgacctcaggtgatccacccgccttggcctcccaaagtgctgggattataggcatgagctactgtgcccggcctggatctgctttttctataaaattatatcTTTCTTGCGGTGGGAGagcctttttaaaaagtcctattttctttcctttgataaAACTCATACATATACATGATTGAGAACatcaaaaatggaagaaaatgaaaagttaggTCTCCTTTCTTCTGTTTACCCTTAGGTGTCTCCGCTAGAGCCGCCATTAATAGTTTTTGTTACTTTCCAGAAATATGCTATGTAcattatttacacacacacacacaccctcatccTACTAGACCTCTCTGGAGTCTTTATCTcagccctccctcccttccccctcctagACACACTTGTTTCCCTTGGCCTCAGGCATGGCTCTCTGTTCTCCTGTCTTACTGACTGCTCCTTTGGAGGGTCCTTTCCTGGCTCTATTTTATCTCTCAATCTCTAAATATTGGAGGGTCCCAGCACAGTGACCTGGGTCCACTTTTCTATCTGCTTCACTTCCTAAGAGATCCCTTCTCCAGCCTTATGGCTTTACGGATCACCTTCACTGCTGGCTACTGCGTCCCTGGCCTCCATGCGCCACTCCAGACCCACTTGCAATCCTTTTACTCCCTGCTCTGGGCTGGGGACTGACCCGTATGTGCTGCATCCATGGGCTCCCTTGCCCTCTGGCTTCCCACGGCCtttggaggtggggtggagagTGACGTCAGGGTATTTGTTCTCCCTGTAGGGTTGCCATGGAGTGGCTGCATTTTTCCACCAAAGGCCTCAGCTCCTGTCAGTTGGCAACATACAAACTTGTCTACTAAAAGATAAAtcccaggctggtgtggtggctcacacctgtaatcccagcactttgggaggccaaggcgggtggatcacctgaggtcaggagttcaagactggcttgctgtctctactaaaaatacaaaaattagccaggtgtggtggtgcacacctgtaatcccagctactcgggaggctgaggcaggagaatcacttgaacctgggaggcagaggttgcagtgagctgagattgtgccaccacaccccagcctgggcgacagagcaagactccatctcaaaaaaaaaaaaaaaaaaagataaattcccTTCCTTGGATGAAATCACATGAATTTGGATGTTGTCTTCTCCACTCAGCTATCTTTCAGTTATCTTTGTCCCCAGGTTCCAGCAACTCCCTCTTCTCACTCCTTCAGAACTATGGATGGTTAAGGACCCACTCTTACTAGCCCTGGGGGCCTACACCACCCTCCTGGTTTCTCTACATCCTGCTACTCTTTTCTAAAGGCTCCTTTTATTAAACCCTCCTCAAATTTCTCAATTCCAGGGTGCCAGCTGTCTCTCCCTGGGACCCTCTCTGCTACAAATTCCAAACAGCTCTCATGTTTCCATCACACCGGAATTCCCAATCCATGTGAGCAGTTCAGACTGATTCTTCACCTCGGTTCCCCAAAATCTTGCTCCTCCCACCAGCTTCCCTCTCCTGATGAAAGATAACTCCATACTTATAGTTACACACACCTCTTTCTCTCATACTTAGATCTGGGGCTATCAGCAAATCCTATCAGCTCTACTATCAGAATTCACCCAGAAGCAGATCATTGGGTGACATCTCCTACCACCCTGCTCCAGCCCCGCTGTATCTCCCATGGTTGCAGCAGCCTCCTTCCTAGACTCCCGGATTCTACCCTTGCCCCTCTGTAGTAGTCTCCCCTCAGCAGCCAGAGGGATCCTTTAAAACCTAAGTCGAGTCACGTCACCTCTTTGTGCAAGAACCTCCAATGGCTATGAAAGCCAAAATCCTCACAAAAGCCTAGGAAGTCCTATCTgatcttcctcctcccctccttcaaGACCGTTCCTCCCACCACTGTGACCCTGCCCGCTCCTCTTCAGCTTCGCTGGCCTCCTGGCTGGTCTTCGTGTCCAAGTAAAGTCTTGTGCACAGGCTAGGCCCTACACCGGGCGGAGAGGTGACGTTCTCTCCCATCATTCTGGTCTCTGCTCTGAAATCAACTTGTcccagaggccttccctgaccacccactCTAACATGGCACAACCCTGACATTTTCTGTACCCCTTGCTCTGACTGAGTCTCCTCCATAGCACTTATCACGACTTGATGCATTTTACTTGTTTTCCCCCATCCCCATAAGctgttttgttctctgttttatttCCAGTATCTGCAATGTGCCATGCACtttgtaggtgctcaatacatgtctgttgaatgaatatatACCTTTAAGAAAtgaccaggccaggtgtggtgactcacacctgtaatcccagctttgggaggctgaggggggtggatctcttgagcccaggagttcaagacctgcttgggcaacatagtgagacccccatctctacaaaaaattgaaaaatattatctaggcatggtggcatgcacctgtggtcccagctactttgaaggttgaggtgggaggatcacttaagcccaggaggtcaagggtgcagtgagctgtgattgcaccactgcactcctgcccagGCGGCAGAACAacactctgacacacacacacacacacacatacacacacacacacacacacacagagaccatAATGGGGAACACAGAGCTGGCTCATAAACAGCTGCCTCATTCTTGTTCACAGCACATAGTATTCCACGGCATTTTTTAGATTAATTTCCTATGATGGACATCTAGGTGGGTTCTGACCTTCAGTACTTCAAACTATGCAGCTGAAACGATGTGCTGCTAACATAGCACAAGCATTTATCCTTGTATTTCTCAGTAGGATAAGTCCCTAGATGTGTGATTGTTAGGTCAAAAGGTATGCTCATTTAAAATTCTGATCATATTTCCAAGTTGTTCTCCAAACTGGCAGACCCAGCCAGTTCTCTCTCCCTGACAACAGTGGATAAACACTGCTGTTTCCCCATCTGCTCCGACACCATGCAGTATCAGACTTTTTGATCTTGGTCAGTAGGGATCGGTATTTCTGTGTTCAGTCGTCATTTCTCTAATATGGTAGTGAAGCCTAGTTTCCTTTGGAACTTTTCCAGGGATCACACCGGCCAAGGCCTGATTGGAGACGCCTGGGACCCTGCCGAGCTAGCCGGCCCCTTAACCCTGGCCGCAGCCACGACTCCGAGCGCTGCTCCTTCTTTTTCTGCACTTTCCTTTCTCCCCCACAAGCTTCTGATTCTTGGAACCAGGCTTGGTGACCTCACGCGAGTGACTTCATATCCGGGACTTTCTGGGAATTCTCAGCAGCACTTTTTCGTAAGAAACGTAacgcgggggggggggggggggggggagtgggtggggagggggtggtgggCGGAGCTTttgaggaagaagggagagaacaGCTCAGGGCCCGCTTCCTCCTTCCGATTAGGTCGGGTGGAGCTGGCAGGCGGGCGGGCCAGCTGCAGCCAGCGAAACCCGAGTACCGCCCCCTTGGCCTGCAGCAGGACACCCGCGCGCCTGCCTTCCGGGACGCAGGTGGGGGTTGGGGCGCGGACCTCAGTCCTCATAGCGCCTGATTTGGGACCAGGGAGTTGTTCCTGAGGGTTCCCAAGCAGAGCCTCTGCTAGAGTTTTCTTCGGAAGTTAGCTGGGCATCTAACTAGGCAGCTCTGCCACAGGTTGCGGGGAGGGTCAGCATAACCAAAACCAGAGCCCCATTATGATTTTTGTGGACCCTAAGTACTTTTGCCTTAATGGGCTCCttttccataaaaaaaaattttaaagtatattttacgACTGTGGTGGTATAAAGCCGAATAGGTTAATGTTATATATTCAAACAATGTCTTCGGCCTGAAAGTTTGTTTTTCCCTTCTGATagtaaaataagttaaaacattGTCATGAGTTTCTAAAAGTATTGAGGACCCTAGGCACTGTTGCCCCCTGTGCCGGATGGGTGAGTTGGCCCTGGGTAAAGTCAGGGCGATGTGACACAGCCTGGAAAGAACATGAAAGGATCTAGAAGATAGAATTCTCCCCTCCCGGAGGAGGCCATAAACACAGTAACAGCTGCACAGGAAGGGCCTTGAATGACCTAAGAAGCGTGGATTTTAAGGTGACAGAGGTGGTGAGAAGCTGCTGCAAGGCTGGATTGGAGGACTGATGGTTTGGGGGTGGCACTGGTGGTGGGGAGAGAAATGAGGAGGCTGTTGCTGCGGTACAGTTGGATGTTGGAGCTCACAGATCAACGTAGAAATGAAGCAGGGGGCAAGGGGAAGAGGTACTTGGGAAGCCAAAGCCCACTGATATGAGGCGGTAATGCAGGGAGAAGCCTGGGCTATCTTCTCTGGCTTCGGTGAATGGCAGATGCTGCCAGCCCTCTTGGAAAACAGGAAGACAGGAGGAGAACCTGTATGTgctccaggactttgggaagatCAAATGGAAGGTCTTTCACAAATAACAAAGCAAGGAGACTTCCAGTAACTTCACAGGCTTGTGGGCAGCTTCAGGGCCACCTCTTGCCCAGATCCTGCAATTGTTCTTAACAGGCATTCTAACCCCACCCCTGCTGCCTGAGCTGCCTCCCCAAAGCTCCATTCTTGTTGGGCCACTTTCCTGCTCCCTATGGCCTGGAGGACAAAACCACCTCACTTGGACATTTCCAGGATAAAGAATGGGGAAAAGCAGACTAAGTTTTCAATACCCTTTCAGTAGAAAACTGTCCCAGAAACTCATTGGCTACCTACTTCTTAATTCCCAATAACTGTTTTTATGTGCACATCTCCACCCCCATAATAGTCTTGACTCCCACCCTCAAATATGAACACTGGGCTTTCTCCAGAGCAGATCAGGCCAAAATCAAGGGCTGGGACAGGAAATACACTTGCAGGGAGAAGAGCTGGGCTTGAATGACCTCTTGAAAGATAATCCTTCATGTATTCACTCTAAAACATGAatttagcacttactatgtgttcTGGCACCATTCTAGCACTGGGGATgcaataaaaatcaaatgagatgTGGTTCTTCATGGAAATGCTACTTCAGTGGGGGGAAGACTGACTGTGGAGATGTCACTTTCCAAAGACGTATGCATGTTCTAGAATTTTGCCTCTCGCCTACCAAAAGGTGATGTCTAATACCCCCTTCCTTTCAATCCGGGCAGACTTGTGACTCACTTGTAACCAACAGGATGTACAGATGTGATTTTTCATGACTTCTGAGACTAGGTCATAAGAGGCGATACAGCTTCTGCCTTGTTAGGTGGGACATGTCTTTGGAGCCCTGAACTACAACTTAGGAAGTTCGACAACCCAGAGATTGCCATGTTGTGGGGAAGCCCAGGCCACATGGAGAGGCCACATGTGTGTGTTCTGGCTGACATCCCTGCTGACGTCCCAAACATTGTGGCACAGAAACAAGCCATGCCAACTGTGCTCTGTCCCAAATTCCTGTTTGGGGTGGTTTGCTATGCAGAAATAATATCTAGAACACTAAGAAACAAGGGAATAAGTGAGCAAGATAATTTCATATTGTGagaggaaaatatgggaaaacaTAAAGCAGCGTGAAAACAAGGGCCTCTTTAGATGGGGGAAGCGGGGAGGACTGATCAAGAAAGGTCTTTCTGGAGAGACATTGGAACTGAGACCTGAGTGAGAAGGAGCTCAACCACTAACCATCTGGGAGAAGAGACTTTCAGCCAGAGGGTTCATTAAGTACAAAGGTCCGGAGGCAGGAATCAGCTTGGTATGTTCTGAGAAGGGCAAGAAAGACAGTGTGACTAGGGTGATGTGGGTGAGGAGGAGAGTGGGGCCAACGAAGttggagaggaaggcagagaggcaAGTCATTCTGGTCCTACAGGTCACTGAGAGGAGTTTGGATTTAAGACTGAGTGAGCTGGGGAGCCGGTGGAGGGTATTATGCAGGAGTGCCTGGATCTGGTAAACTCTTATTAATAAAAGTTCCTGCTGCCTGCTGGAGGACAGAGTGTAAGGACACACAGGGCAAAGGGAGGAGGATCATTGGGGAGGCTACGGCAGTGCCTCATCCCCCAGGGAAGGGAGGATGCACGATGGCTTGAGACATGGTGATGGCGGTGAAGATGGGGACTGGTGGACAAATTCCGGACACAGAGGCAATGACAGAGAGTACCAGCGAGGGAGGAGGCGCCCAGTCCTGCAGGTCCCGAGCAGGATCTAGACATGGGTGAGGACGGGAACCCGCTATCCGTCTGGAGTCCGAAGGGAGCCTCAGCGAGAGGGCTGGCCAGGATGGCGCGTCCTGGCGTCCGTCGTCTGCAGTGCAGAGCCAGTCCCTGGCTGCGCTCCTGCCGGACGTCTCCCAGCAACAGCCGCCGCCGCCCGAACGTTCTGAACTCGGCGGCCCCTTAGCTCTCATCGTCGCCTCGGCGACGGCCGGTGGGAACACGCCCTgcgggctccgggggcggggTCTTGGCGCCACGCGCTCCGCCTCCCGCGGGGTGCGCCTTCAGCCCCGCCCGCCCCCTCCCTTCCTCGGCGGCACGCGTGGCCGCAGGTGTGCAGGGCGCCCGGAGCGGCCTCGCCGAAAAGCCGCTTCTCTGTGCACGCCGCCGCCGGCGCGCACCACAGGCCCAGCCACCTCTCCCCACTCTTCCCCTCAGGCCGCCATCTTCAACCAACTGGACTGAGTCTTCTGTCATTCGGGTCACCTCCGCTGAGacgccttccctgaccacccaagTTGAAGGAACTGCCAACATTTCCCTCTTGGactttgtgttttatttccttcacAGTATTTCTCCCCTCTAAAATTATCTTGTCTGCTTCTACCTATATTGTCTTCCCTCTTGAAACCGAAGTTCCATAAGCTGAGGCAGAAATTCTGCCTTGTTCATCTCTGTTGTCAGCACCCTGAACAGAGCCTGGCATGAATgaggtgctcaataaaagttACTTCGATGAATCGGCAGATTTCCTcaatcatttcattcatttatgcattcatttatttgacatttaTGGAGTGCCTTCTAGGCACTTGTGGTAAAGAGGTACCAAGATGAACGAGACAGGGATACCCCTGGAGGTAAGAAAgaagatatgtatttttttttaattacgaTAATACTAAAAGTGAATGTCTTTGAGTTCCAGATGCCAGGCATAGCTTCAAGCTCTTTATACTTTCTAGCGTTCCATTATTGGAaagctaagcatgtgggagttatttgtccgactgctcaaggtcattgcctATATAGGCTGCTGGGCCCTGTAATCAAGTGAGATCCCGCAGAAGGCAGGGGATCAACAAGATTTGTGTACCAGGCCCAAGCAGGTGGATTTGGTACCTTGATTATTCTCGACACAGCACAGTTTCCCACAGGGCACAGGCTCCTTCCAGATCAGAGCTGTGTTGTCCCAGGAGAACCCTACGCATATTGGCTGAGCAGGCAACGAGGGGCCTGTGAGGGTTGTGGAGGGTTAGGCCCTGGGTTAGGGGTAGGATAGGGCCTATCTCTTCCATTGAAGCAAAGTGTGAGTAACTTTCCACATAAACTTGGTGTGAGGCAAACCTAGTTTCAAACGCCTGGATATCCAGGAAATCCAGGAACTAAATTTATTCCACCTCGGGGTCTTTGCAAGTGCTCTTCCCTCCACCTAGCATGCTTCCTCCCCCGATTTGCACATAGTTGCTCTTTGTCATTGAGATCTCAGCTGAGGTGTTTTTTCCTTAGAGAGCCCTGCCTTGGCCATGCCACAGTCTAAGGCAATCACCTGCCATTGTCGCATGACCATATTTTAAGACTTTTATCCCAAAATGGGAGAGTGGCCTAGTCAGATGCATCACCCTATTCCTGAtctaatttttcttatatattgtCTCTGTCTCCTCATTCTAAAAGGTTCCCTGAAAGCGGGACCCCATTGGACCTCACCTCTGTATCCCCATTGCCTAGAACAGGCCTGGAACACAGAAGATGCTTAGTGATTTTTGAAAGACAACTTGAAAAGGGCCCTTCACCAAAACATCCTGACTTTCTAGGCCAGGATCTGTGCACTCCATTTTCCAGGAACCCCTGCTTGGCACACGACACCTGGGCTGAACAGGCAGAAGTGACCCAGACATCTTGGGCAGAGGAATTCTCCTGGCATGAGTTCCTCCCGCTTCCCAGGCCTGAATGGGCTGCTCTCCAACTCTGGGGCAGGATTCTAAGAACCCCTCCAGGATGGTGTTCAAGAACATCCAGGAGGGGAGATCGAGATAGAGAGGgcagcactgtgtgtgtgtgtgtgtgtgtgtgtgtgtgtgtgtaatggggaTAGGGGCAAGGAGACTAGAAGTGTGGGCAGGGCATTTCTGGTTGCCAGCCAAGATGGAGGAGAAGGGGTGGCTTTTAGAGCCTTCCCACACTACTGTTGCTAGGAAGATGAGGCACCTGGAGGTTGTGGCTGTTTTCTCCCCCTGCAGTGGGAACACAGACTGGAACAGATGTACACACAGTCAGACATGCACAGAATAGAGAATAAAACTTGGATTTATTCAGACCGTATGCTTCCCATTTGGGGTGCAGAGTGGGGGACAGTTGTGGGGACAGAGAAAGGCAGTGCATTTGGCTTCTAGGGATATGCTGATTGCTGACTCTTTGTCTGACCTTTGGGCCACCAGATGACCAGCTGAATGATGGAGATGGTGATGAAGGGGCTGGCGGCCAGGTCCTTCTGGAGACCTCACAGTGATTCCAAACAGAGACCAACGCTGTGTCCAGTTGGCTCTGTTCCTCTCCAGAGATTAAGGAGCAGATGGCTGGGAGCATtcagactaataaaaaaaaaaattaaaactctggGTAGAGGGACACTCTGGGGGACTCCAACTCAGGCAGTGGTGTGCAGATTCACACATGTCCATGCATGGGCCAGGCCTGTGTGAGaaacatgtgtgtgtctgtacatATTACATCCTCCACAAGGATGTAGCTGGGAGCCCCCGTCCTACCCCCACGCCTGTGCTACTCAGTGGGCCTCTTCCAGacctttctttttccatttggaaGAACTGGGCCTACTGAAAGAAGTGATGAAAGGGAAATGGCCCACAGTAATCCTCTGAAGATGCCCTTTCCTCTTGGTCCTTGCTCCAGTGTGCAGGAGGCAGGCACCCACCTCAGTCCTGGGGCAGTGGAGGCCAGGAACAGGTGGCAGGTGTGGTGGGAGGCGGTGGGCCTCACTGGGTAGCTGGCTGGGAGTAGCTGCAGGACACCTGCACCATCTCAGCTTCTGTCAGGTCACTGCTGAACCCAGCTGGGCTGTGTAGGAACTGCCTCAGCAAGGGGGAGGCGTGGAGCCCGAGGTGAGAGCCTGGGCTCCTGGGTGGCTCTGCCTGCTCGGTGACTGTGGTGGAAGACATGAGGACTGTGTTCCCAAACTGGTCCACCTCCTCATACTGCTCAGTCACGGTTCTCATGGCTCCATAGTGCTGTGAGCTCCCTGGCCCAGTCTGTAGCTCCAGAACACTCTTTTGCCGCCCTCTGGGCAGGGGACTTGCTGAGGGAGGGGCAGGCTCAGGTTGCACAGAGCACTGGGTGATGTCCTTCTTCCCAGCCTTGTCTTGGACACCTTTCTGCTGGAGCAGGGCCTGGCCTATGTCCTGAGCCGCTTGTGTGCTTTTCACTGAGATATCAGGGTTACCCTTAAAGCTAGAAGTCTCTAGAGGCTTCCTTGTGGCTGACTGGATGGAGATAAATGTTGGGGAGGAGGGCGAATCTCGCCTGGAAGGTAAGACCCGAGGGAGGCACAAATCTTCTCTTGATGTCTCCTGCCTCCTGGTGGAAGGGGCAGTTGAGGCTGCGTGACTTCTGGCCTCTGTGTGATTTCTGATCTTGACTTGATTCTGGGCCTCAGTGTGGCATCCAACCTTGGTTTGGTTCTCAACTGCAGTTTGACCCCCGACCTCCTGgcctgagccactgggcctggcactACTGCTGACTGTGACACTGATCTTGTGGGCACTGTGGTCTTTTGGAGGTCCCTGGAAGTGGCCGCTGGCGCTGGCCTCAGGCTGGAGGCTAGACATGGAGCTGAGTGCCTTGTGCACAGCCTCTTCAATGTCCAGCAGCCTTGCCAAGGTCTGTTCCTTCAGTCGAGCGACCTCCGTGCTGACCCGTGTCAGTTCCCCAAATGCCTGCTCCACTGAGGCCTCAGGTTTTTGGTGGGCAGCAGGAGCCTGAGGAGCAGCCCCTCCCAGCTGGGGCACAGCCTCAAACAGCCTCCGCAGGGCCTGCACATCCACACTGCTTGCGGCCTCCTTCTCAAGGGCTTGCACCTGGTTCAGGAGGCCCTGGAGCTCCTTCTGGTTTCTTTGCAGACTCTCAGGGCTCTCAGGGGCCCCTTGGTGGGAACCTTCCATGGGCTGCTCTCCTGAGGTGCTGGGGCCCCACTGCAGTGAGGTGGGATCACGGTTGAGGGCATTGAGCTTGGGGGGCTCAGAGCTCTGGGCATTGCTGCCTGTAGCCTGATTGTTGGTGGGCCTGGGTGCCGTGGTGCTGAAGCCATGTTGGGGACTGGGCTGGCTATGTCCACTGGGGCATCTGGCCAGAGGTATGTGGCCCTGGCCTACAGTGGTGGGAACCTTGACTGGCTGAGGGATGGCTGCATCTGTCTCACCTCGTTGGTGTTCCCTTTGCCCCACCTCTGAGGAAAAGCTGGGAGATACAGGCAAGGGCTTGGGCAGCCTCTGAGGAGGGTGGCTCTGGGTTAGGTGTGCAGGTTTAGGGGGCAGCTGCGGCTTCTTCTTTGGGGGCATGGTGGGCTCCAGTTTTGAGGTCTTTGTCTGTGACCCTCCAGGGGTTTTCTGGCCAGCAGGGCTGCTGTGGGGGTGAAGAAGGGGGTCCTTCAGGGGCTCAGAGGCCTGCTGGATGGAGTCCTCGTCACGGCGGGCTCCGGCTGGAAAGTCAGGTCCTGTCACAGCAGCTGGgagagtaggaggaggaggaacaaagGCATTATGGGGGTGCGGGCTGGCACCTGCGGCTTGGGGCCCAGAGGCCAGATTGTGGCTGCCTAGAGGGGCAGTCTTCAGGGTGGTCTCTGCAGCTTGGAGGTCCCCTGGGCAGACTTCTGCCATCAACTTCCCTGGAGGCCCCCAGGCCATCTGTGCGCGGCCCCCAGGCTCCTCCCGCCCTGGCCCAGTACTCTGACCTGGGCCTCCCTGGAGTGGGCGGGGAGCCCGGACTGAGAGGGCAGTCTCCCTGCGCCTTGACTGGGGTTCCCTCTCAGAAGGCTGGACACCCCCTGGTGGGTCAAAGGTCCTCACGGGATGAGCGGTGTAGATGCCGTCCTGAATTGTCACCCACCCCCCAGGCAGCCCTCTGGGTAGTGCTCGCTCTTCCCCACTGACCTTTCTGGGGGCTGCTGGGATCCGGGGATCAATTCCACCCCCAGGCCTGATGTTGCTTTGGGTAGCCCCAGCTTTCCGAAGACCGTCCTGGATGGGGTTGGAAGTGGCTGCGGGGGTGGGGCCCTGCTTGTGCTTATTCAGAACTTGCTGGTGCAGGCTCTGGGCTTCAGCTGTTGCCATACGCAGACTCTGCATGGCGGCCAGGAGGTCTGGGGCCCCAGGCCCCGGAGAGGTAGTAGTGGCTCCTTCTGACTTTCCCAAGACTGCCATCCCTTTCTGTCCAGAGTGACTGTCTTCCTGCTTTTCTGTGTTTTGCAACTGGGCTGGTGCTGCAGCTTCCCCAGCCAGAGGGACTGCCTTTCCAATGGACTGAGGAGGGCAAGGGATAGCTTGCCCTGAGGCTCTCAGATGCCCCATCCCCATGCTGGGGTTCAGTGGGGGAACATGGATGATGCTCTCAGCTGGGGGCAGGCTCTGGCCCCCCTCGCTGGCTGGCACTGGACTCGGGTCAGCCGGGGGCTCCCACCGCAGACTGTGCAGGCCACTCAGGTCTCCTTTGTCTATGCAGCTGGCCAACAGCTGCACGCTGCTCCTCTCGGAGGCCTTGCTAGTTAGCCGAGGCTGCAGAGAATAGGCAGTCAGTGCGACCAGGCCCTGCTCTGTCTCCTGCATCACCAGCCCAGTTCTTGCCACGGAGGCCCTGAGACCACAAGCCAGCAGCTGCTGGAGCTCGGGGTCCATGTCTTCAATACTCCCACTGCTGCCTGGAGTTGGCAGCCTCAGCGGCTTGAGTTGGAGCTGGCCAGTTGGGTCTTCCTGCACCAGCAGCCCCTGCTGGTCCACATCTGGCCGGCGCAGGACTTGGCGGATGATCCTGGGAAGTTCACCTGACACCAGCTCCTCCTTTCGTATATAGGGGAGTCCCTGCCCTGTGCCCGAGAGCACATACTTGGCAAGACAGAGCTCCCCTGGCCCTCGGGCCTCCATGAGGATGCCTCCATGGTGCAGGATGCCAGGTGTGGCATGCAGAGTCCGCAGGGTCCCCTCAGCTGCAGTCTCCTGGCTCTCTTGCATCCTGTTGCCTGAGGGGCTCATGGGCTGCTCTTCCAGGAGGTTGCCCCCTCGGATGCTCTCAGCTGCCAGGGAGCCCATGGGGCAATTCTCAAAAAGCCAAGTGAACTTGTGGACAGAACCCGCGGGGATGGACCCAGCGATTACCCGGGGCTGCTGTTCTTCCTTCTTGCCTGCCTCCAGGGCCTGGAAAACCTCCTTCTGACGAGACACCTGCCCTGAAGGGATCTCCACACGGCTGCAGTATCTCACAGGCCCTCTTCCGCAGGGACGACCTGAGGCCTGAAGAGGCTCGGTCTCAAAGacatgtctgtctgtctgtctttccccAGCCGGGACCTGGCTAACCTGCAGGTGCTGCTCCCTGGAGCCCACTGGCCTGTCCACAGGTTGGGGCTTGAACATCCAGGTGCAGGACTGTGCCTCAGCCTTGGCTGTGGGATCTGTGACCTCTGACCCCTGCTTTTCGGCCAACTCACTCATTGGGCAAGTCTCGAACAACCACCGGATGGTCTGCACATCGCCTTTGGAGGGTGCCTCAGGCTGGGGGTCTCCCTGACTCTTCCCCTCTTCTTTCTGTCGTTCCTGCTGCTCCCGTTGGTGGATCATCTCCAGGGGCTGGGTCTCAAAAAGCCACCGAGCAGTGCCAACATCCCCAGCCACCACTTCCTGCCGGGTGATGCCCCGCACCACGTCGATGGTACTGGGGCTTCGGCCGAGCTGGGCTAGGGGCTGTGTCTCAAACATCCACCTGTAGCCTTGGACATCACCTCCGACTATCTGCTCTCTGCTAACAGAGGTCAGGGCATGGAGGCGGCCCTTGCTGTCCTGCATGGCATACACTGGGGACCCTATGCCCTGGGCCTGCCCAGCAGAATCA is a genomic window of Macaca mulatta isolate MMU2019108-1 chromosome 2, T2T-MMU8v2.0, whole genome shotgun sequence containing:
- the XIRP1 gene encoding xin actin-binding repeat-containing protein 1 isoform X2; its protein translation is MADAQTQVAPTPTMRMATAEDLPLPPPPALDDLPLPPPKESFSKFHQQRQASELRRLYRHIHPELRKNLAEAVAEDLAEVLGSEEPTEGDVQCMRWIFENWRLDAIGDHERPAAKEPVPGGDVQATSRKFEEGSFANSTDQEPTRPQPSGGDVRAARWLFETKPLDELTGQAKELEATVREPAASGDVQGTRMLFETRPLDRLGSRPSLQEQSPLELRSEIQELKGDVKKTVKLFQTEPLCAIQDAEGAIHEVKAACREEIQSNAVRSARWLFETRPLDAINQDPSQVRVIRGISLEEGSRPDVSATRWIFETQPLDAIREILVDEKDFQPSPDLIPPGPDVQQQRHLFETRALDTLKGDEEAGAEAPPKEEVVPGDVRSTLWLFETKPLDAFRDKVQVGHLQRVDPQDGEGHLSSDNSSALPFSQTAPQRDGLKGDVKTFKNLFETLPLDSIGQGEVLAHGSPSREEGTDSAGQAQGIGSPVYAMQDSKGRLHALTSVSREQIVGGDVQGYRWMFETQPLAQLGRSPSTIDVVRGITRQEVVAGDVGTARWLFETQPLEMIHQREQQERQKEEGKSQGDPQPEAPSKGDVQTIRWLFETCPMSELAEKQGSEVTDPTAKAEAQSCTWMFKPQPVDRPVGSREQHLQVSQVPAGERQTDRHVFETEPLQASGRPCGRGPVRYCSRVEIPSGQVSRQKEVFQALEAGKKEEQQPRVIAGSIPAGSVHKFTWLFENCPMGSLAAESIRGGNLLEEQPMSPSGNRMQESQETAAEGTLRTLHATPGILHHGGILMEARGPGELCLAKYVLSGTGQGLPYIRKEELVSGELPRIIRQVLRRPDVDQQGLLVQEDPTGQLQLKPLRLPTPGSSGSIEDMDPELQQLLACGLRASVARTGLVMQETEQGLVALTAYSLQPRLTSKASERSSVQLLASCIDKGDLSGLHSLRWEPPADPSPVPASEGGQSLPPAESIIHVPPLNPSMGMGHLRASGQAIPCPPQSIGKAVPLAGEAAAPAQLQNTEKQEDSHSGQKGMAVLGKSEGATTTSPGPGAPDLLAAMQSLRMATAEAQSLHQQVLNKHKQGPTPAATSNPIQDGLRKAGATQSNIRPGGGIDPRIPAAPRKLL